A window from Flavobacterium sp. 83 encodes these proteins:
- a CDS encoding IS982 family transposase, which translates to MSDLEVVALSLTSEFMSIDSENSFFNQLQNGQISNLIERSQYNKRRKKLFHFAEEIRQHLYSKFTEFENYFVVDSMPLEICKMARHNRIKICKGDFQTAPDKGFCASQNSWFYGYKLHGVCTVSGVFQSIDITKASVHDVHLLKDLKYQMSDCVLLGDRGYLSSPLQLDLFETANIKLETPMRINQIGYKKQPYIFRKSRKRIETLFSQLCDQFMIRRNYAKSFQGFKTRILAKITALTLVQFINKFIFERPINNIKTQII; encoded by the coding sequence ATGTCTGATTTAGAAGTAGTTGCTTTAAGTTTAACATCTGAATTTATGTCTATTGACAGTGAAAATTCATTTTTTAATCAGTTGCAAAATGGACAAATTTCTAATCTAATTGAACGAAGTCAGTATAATAAGAGAAGGAAAAAATTATTCCATTTTGCTGAAGAAATCAGACAACATTTATATTCAAAATTCACAGAATTTGAGAACTATTTTGTTGTTGATAGTATGCCACTTGAGATTTGTAAAATGGCTCGTCATAATAGGATTAAAATTTGTAAGGGTGATTTTCAGACTGCGCCAGATAAAGGTTTTTGTGCATCACAAAACTCTTGGTTTTATGGTTACAAACTTCACGGAGTTTGTACTGTTTCTGGGGTTTTTCAATCAATAGATATTACAAAAGCAAGTGTTCACGATGTACATTTATTAAAAGATTTAAAATATCAAATGTCTGATTGTGTGCTTCTTGGAGATAGAGGTTATTTGTCTTCACCATTACAATTAGATTTGTTTGAAACAGCAAATATAAAATTAGAAACTCCAATGAGAATCAATCAAATTGGGTATAAAAAACAACCCTACATATTTAGAAAATCAAGAAAAAGAATAGAGACATTATTCTCTCAATTGTGTGATCAATTTATGATTAGACGAAATTATGCTAAATCTTTTCAAGGTTTTAAAACAAGAATTTTAGCTAAAATAACAGCATTAACTTTGGTACAATTCATTAATAAATTTATTTTTGAAAGACCAATAAACAATATTAAAACACAAATAATCTAA
- a CDS encoding thermonuclease family protein, with protein sequence MQYNAKAPYIVETHWQIEEVLDGDSIIICNRFTQMKKEIRLYGLDAPEVKLNRKMKEDEEKSSLPAQLLLQFGLQSLHFVLSVAPPKTVVTIITEQENYYDYWNRQLGYVILPSGLCLNELLLQNGYAKATQQYYCGKLAEYQTMNRQAQLNNIGIYSQIKVF encoded by the coding sequence ATGCAATACAACGCAAAAGCACCGTACATAGTGGAAACCCATTGGCAAATTGAAGAAGTGCTTGACGGAGATAGCATAATCATTTGCAATCGTTTCACTCAAATGAAAAAAGAAATCCGACTTTATGGCTTGGATGCACCAGAAGTAAAACTAAATAGGAAGATGAAAGAGGACGAAGAAAAAAGCAGTTTACCTGCTCAATTATTACTCCAATTTGGTTTGCAATCCTTGCACTTCGTTTTGTCGGTTGCACCGCCTAAAACGGTTGTAACAATCATTACGGAACAGGAGAACTATTACGACTACTGGAACAGACAATTAGGGTATGTAATTTTGCCTAGTGGATTATGTTTAAATGAATTACTTTTACAAAATGGGTATGCTAAAGCAACCCAACAATATTATTGTGGTAAGCTAGCAGAGTATCAAACGATGAACCGCCAAGCACAGCTTAATAATATTGGGATCTATAGTCAAATAAAAGTATTCTGA
- a CDS encoding DUF5675 family protein, with the protein MESKIIRVAQGKESTLSQLYINGIFQCYLLEDKIREVKIASQTAIPKGVFNLKLNTHGAKNVDYKKAFGKLHEGMIEITGLPNFSFVYIHTGNTIKETAGCPLCGFGFQFVDGNFQVTQSVAAYKMIYPKLVALAKVENNVITIENNFQF; encoded by the coding sequence ATGGAAAGTAAAATAATAAGAGTAGCCCAGGGCAAAGAAAGCACATTGAGCCAATTGTACATTAACGGAATATTTCAATGCTATTTGTTAGAGGATAAAATAAGAGAAGTAAAAATAGCTTCTCAAACTGCCATTCCAAAAGGTGTTTTTAATTTGAAGTTGAACACTCACGGAGCTAAAAATGTGGATTACAAAAAAGCATTTGGAAAGCTTCACGAAGGAATGATTGAAATTACTGGTTTGCCAAACTTCAGCTTTGTTTATATCCATACCGGAAATACTATCAAAGAAACTGCCGGGTGTCCGCTTTGTGGTTTTGGTTTCCAATTCGTTGATGGCAATTTTCAAGTTACTCAAAGTGTTGCAGCTTACAAAATGATTTATCCAAAATTGGTAGCACTGGCAAAAGTTGAAAACAATGTAATAACTATTGAAAATAATTTTCAATTCTAA
- a CDS encoding SOS response-associated peptidase, whose translation MCFHSKQSKEAIEVENRFDAKIDNIAIFKPQENINGFDYPLSPIIIDESPKIITHYNWGLIPSWSKDDEIKKFTLNARIETVDEKPSFRNSVNKRCLVIANGFYEWQWLDSKGKNKNKFEIGIANDDLFAFAGLYSEWTDTITGEIKKTYTIVTTEANPLMAEIHNIKKRMPIILKQEDEIKWLENQPIQEFAFPYEVNLVAKNLNQNSLF comes from the coding sequence ATGTGTTTCCATTCCAAACAATCCAAAGAAGCTATTGAAGTTGAAAATAGATTTGATGCTAAAATTGACAATATTGCTATATTCAAACCTCAAGAAAACATCAATGGTTTTGATTATCCATTATCTCCAATAATAATAGATGAAAGTCCTAAAATCATTACACATTATAATTGGGGTTTAATTCCTTCGTGGTCCAAAGATGATGAAATCAAAAAATTCACTCTTAATGCAAGAATAGAAACAGTTGACGAAAAACCTTCTTTCAGAAATTCTGTAAACAAACGTTGTCTTGTTATTGCTAATGGTTTCTATGAATGGCAATGGCTAGATAGTAAAGGAAAAAATAAAAACAAATTTGAAATTGGAATTGCTAATGATGATCTGTTTGCATTCGCAGGATTATATTCAGAATGGACAGATACAATTACCGGAGAAATTAAAAAAACCTATACTATTGTTACCACAGAAGCCAATCCTTTAATGGCAGAAATACACAATATTAAAAAGCGGATGCCAATAATATTAAAACAAGAAGACGAAATTAAATGGTTAGAAAATCAACCAATACAAGAGTTTGCTTTTCCTTACGAAGTAAATTTGGTTGCTAAAAACCTAAATCAAAATTCTCTTTTCTAA